A region from the Medicago truncatula cultivar Jemalong A17 chromosome 6, MtrunA17r5.0-ANR, whole genome shotgun sequence genome encodes:
- the LOC25495155 gene encoding 50S ribosomal protein L12, chloroplastic, translating into MALSTTAFTTISTLTLSHHTPLSKKPISTLNFPSKPLSISHHHHHTRLRPISAVATEIEKLGNDISDLTLSQAKDLVDYLQEKLGVTAASFAPAAAAVAAPAAEAAVVEEKTEFDVVIEEVPSNARIAAIKAVRALTSLGLKEAKELIEGLPKKFKEGVSKDEADDAKKQLEAAGAKVTIA; encoded by the coding sequence ATGGCATTATCAACAACCGCTTTCACAACTATCTCAACCCTCACACTTTCTCACCACACCCCCCTCTCAAAAAAACCAATCTCCACCCTCAATTTCCCCTCCAAACCCCTCTCCATctcccaccaccaccaccatacCCGTCTCCGTCCCATCTCCGCCGTGGCCACTGAAATAGAAAAACTCGGCAACGACATCTCCGACCTCACTCTCTCCCAAGCCAAAGACCTCGTCGACTACCTCCAAGAAAAACTCGGCGTAACCGCCGCTTCCTTCGCTCCCGCCGCCGCCGCCGTTGCTGCACCCGCCGCTGAAGCTGCCGTCGTCGAAGAAAAGACCGAATTCGATGTTGTCATCGAAGAAGTTCCCAGTAACGCGAGAATTGCAGCGATTAAAGCGGTTAGAGCTTTAACGAGTTTGGGATTGAAAGAAGCGAAGGAATTGATTGAAGGTTTGCCGAAGAAATTTAAAGAAGGTGTGAGTAAAGATGAAGCTGATGATGCTAAGAAACAACTTGAAGCAGCAGGTGCTAAAGTTACCATTGCTTAA
- the LOC11425319 gene encoding uncharacterized protein, with translation MGVVDTESMEPFGVEASLAENVMVEGSEQEKNELKEVVKSSVFETEVSVLKENDSQVVNDSGVNNGVSSEMNNDSAVEVVKISVFETEVSILKENDSQAVADSEVNNGVSLLKTGENDGSVVVCEKINCEGKVKEGDENIQTVEIPIVEISENIDIEVNGKENEEGKKDEKIATVEVPIVETSENIDVEMNEKDSEEGEKGENCDGKIESTEVPKVEASESVDVEMTEKEGAEGKKDENCDGKTETIEDPIVEASESMDVEVDDLIDERCDFSVGDFVWGKIKSHPWWPGRVYDLSNASELALKLKQNNRLLVAYFDGTFAWCHSSQLKPFKDNFDDMVRQGSSKAFTYAVQEAVNEVGRVLVTKMSRSFVVAEETKSEFAPMLAKNSGIKEGVFVPDSGIESISAVTLEPAELLSQVKQIAEVIDIASILELEILKARLSAFYFSKGGYKLPCYEPPKLVLGLEDKDDVNNAVEAPSQGPFEEDYSTLPLTPKSGSGSRPNRRRKQKSIADIMGEDKDVDAKDKEWDASDDEVLVAIKSRGRKKKKDNGDAGTSEPVQKTKELLGGTDTETVRGGKESCEDKENSDGGKSQQSDEEKEAFGNDNNSDGSRGENDEGKPKEPNEKGFLSRERKKSKYLSPPFTTSIRDFVKGRGSGPLSPRVSKYNSEAFQEFEFSVSLNHQTPDDEKETLDPEKVKVPSVEILSKIRDAAVSPQISRKGTSSDRLVDFVSVMRSSLYREGSLHKEYNEAEPGTGRKRKKPESELDQSDNISPSEDSGPAKKSKERTTSLSKVKKRARETKTSGKKGTDEKSSAAERSKKSKPSQDKKKEKLLTPATPSLSQGTETSKLIVIKHKLQGLVSMLESSDDKSPDFKTKVESEVKGLLEDVNNMVESTSS, from the coding sequence atgGGTGTGGTTGATACTGAATCGATGGAACCATTTGGAGTTGAAGCTAGTTTAGCTGAAAATGTTATGGTTGAAGGTTCAGAGCAGGAGAAGAACGAGCTTAAGGAAGTTGTTAAGAGCAGTGTTTTCGAGACCGAGGTTTCGGTTTTGAAGGAAAATGATTCTCAGGTTGTGAATGATTCTGGGGTGAATAATGGGGTGTCTTCTGAGATGAATAATGACAGTGCTGTTGAAGTTGTTAAGATTAGTGTTTTCGAGACCGAGGTTTCGATTTTGAAGGAGAATGATTCTCAGGCTGTGGCTGATTCTGAGGTGAATAATGGGGTGTCTTTGTTGAAAACGGGAGAAAACGATGGAAGCGTCGTCGTTTGTGAGAAGATCAATTGTGAGGGGAAAGTCAAAGAAGGTGATGAAAATATTCAGACTGTGGAGATTCCAATTGTGGAGATAAGCGAGAATATTGATATTGAAGTGAACGGGAAGGAGAATGAGGAGgggaaaaaagatgaaaaaattgcgactgttgaggttccAATAGTGGAAACAAGTGAGAACATTGATGTTGAGATGAATGAGAAGGATAGCGAGGAGGGAGAAAAGGGTGAAAATTGTGATGGGAAGATCGAGTCTACTGAGGTACCGAAAGTGGAGGCAAGTGAAAGTGTCGATGTTGAAATGACTGAGAAGGAGGGTGCGgaaggaaaaaaagatgaaaattgtGATGGGAAGACTGAGACTATTGAGGATCCAATAGTGGAGGCTAGTGAGAGCATGGATGTTGAAGTTGACGATTTGATTGATGAAAGGTGTGACTTTTCTGTTGGAGATTTTGTTTGGGGAAAGATTAAGAGTCATCCGTGGTGGCCAGGTCGGGTTTATGATCTGTCTAATGCGTCAGAACTTGCTTTAAAGCTGAAACAAAATAATAGACTCTTGGTAGCTTACTTTGATGGAACATTTGCTTGGTGCCATTCGTCACAATTGAAGCcttttaaggataattttgatGATATGGTGAGACAAGGTAGTTCCAAAGCTTTTACCTATGCTGTTCAAGAAGCTGTAAATGAGGTTGGAAGGGTTCTGGTTACAAAGATGAGTCGTTCATTTGTTGTGGCAGAGGAGACCAAGTCTGAATTCGCTCCAATGTTGGCGAAAAATTCAGGAATCAAGGAAGGTGTATTTGTGCCAGATAGTGGCATAGAGAGCATTTCGGCGGTTACACTTGAACCGGCTGAGTTACTTTCTCAAGTGAAACAAATTGCCGAAGTTATTGATATTGCCAGTATTCTGGAGCTGGAAATATTGAAGGCCCGGCTTTCAgctttttatttctcaaaaggaGGATATAAGTTACCCTGTTACGAGCCTCCCAAACTGGTTCTTGGACTTGAAGATAAAGATGATGTCAATAATGCAGTCGAAGCACCGTCTCAAGGGCCGTTTGAAGAGGACTACTCTACACTGCCATTGACCCCGAAATCGGGTTCAGGAAGTAGACCGAACCGTAGAAGAAAGCAGAAAAGCATCGCTGACATTATGGGGGAGGATAAAGATGTTGATGCAAAAGATAAGGAATGGGATGCAAGTGATGATGAAGTTCTTGTTGCGATTAAGTCAAGGggtagaaaaaagaaaaaagacaacGGCGATGCAGGGACATCTGAACCAGTTCAGAAGACAAAAGAGTTGCTTGGAGGTACTGATACAGAGACTGTAAGAGGTGGAAAAGAAAGCTGTGAGGACAAGGAAAACAGTGATGGGGGCAAATCGCAGCAGTCAGATGAGGAAAAAGAAGCTTTTGGCAATGACAACAACAGCGATGGGAGCAGAGGGGAAAACGATGAAGGGAAGCCGAAAGAACCAAATGAAAAAGGTTTTTTGTCAAGAGAAAGGAAGAAAAGCAAGTATTTGTCGCCTCCTTTCACTACTTCAATCAGAGACTTTGTGAAGGGAAGAGGTTCTGGCCCGCTTTCTCCTCGAGTTTCAAAGTATAACAGTGAGGCATTTCAAGAGTTTGAATTTTCTGTTAGCTTGAATCACCAAACACCAGATGATGAGAAAGAGACTCTTGATCCAGAGAAAGTCAAGGTTCCTTCAGTCGAAATTCTGTCCAAAATCCGAGATGCTGCTGTTAGTCCACAAATTTCAAGGAAGGGCACTTCTTCTGATAGACTTGTAGACTTTGTTTCTGTCATGAGAAGTTCATTGTATCGTGAAGGATCATTACACAAAGAATACAATGAAGCTGAACCTGGAACTGGAAGGAAGAGAAAGAAGCCAGAATCTGAGCTTGATCAATCTGATAACATATCACCCAGTGAAGATTCTGGACCAGCCAAGAAAAGTAAGGAGAGAACTACAAGTTTGTCAAAAGTGAAGAAGAGAGCTCGTGAAACCAAGACTAGTGGCAAGAAGGGGACCGATGAAAAATCTTCAGCAGCTGAAAGATCAAAGAAGTCTAAACCTTCacaagacaagaagaaagagaaactCCTAACTCCAGCCACACCATCACTGTCGCAGGGTACTGAGACATCTAAGTTGATCGTCATAAAGCATAAACTTCAAGGTCTGGTCTCAATGCTTGAATCATCCGACGACAAATCGCCTGATTTCAAGACAAAGGTGGAGAGCGAGGTGAAAGGTCTTTTGGAGGATGTGAACAACATGGTTGAATCTACTTCGTCTTGA